TCTAACGACATTTTTTTTGGTCAGTGGTtcttaatttaaataaataaataaataagacgTAGACAttttcacaaatacaacaacaTTCATGTATAAACATCAACTTATATCGAAAACAGGTACTGAAGACTTTAAGAATTACCAATATCAGTACATACTGCAGTCAACGTTTTTTTAAATATCGCTGAATAGCGCTGGACAATTATAAGAAAACTAACCAAAAATGCGTGGGTCGTGTGTAAGTTTTACATTTGTCCAAGGTTTTAATGAAAACGGCACAAATCATTCCCCGATCAGAGCCAGTACTAGTGGTTggtcaacattttttttgaaaataattggACTCATCTGTCTCTCTTCAAATCCGATAGACTGATCAGAAAACATACATTAAATATAGTATTTTGGTATTTGAACGTCGTGTCGGTTGGCAACACTTCACATTCAGGAAACCCTTGGCCTTTCTCTAATATTTTGCCCGTTCCGTAATTGTAGAGGATACTAGCGAGATGGTTGAACTCGGAGGTCATACAAAATGATGAAGTAAGATTGTCCGGGTAAGAGTATATAGTCCTGAGAAGGCCTGATTTTGGTGAAATCGTCTAAGGATCAAGAAGCACCAATCAGAACCATCACAAGTGTCTACTGCGGACCAATAAGGTCAAAGACCATTGAACTTATACGATTCAATGACATAATCCGAATTGATGCTGAGGATAACTTGATTTAGCTTAGGTTGTCGAAATATCCGTCATTTGTATATACTAGCTGAAAACAGAGAATAACGTTGAAGGCACTATGCTATTcgcctccgagcaactcgcgcggaATTTGGGCCTGAAAATATTCTAATCCCGCGctagtgtatactaaaacaactaagCACCTCACTGTCGGTGGCTAAATATCCGCCACTAGCCACCtcctcaaaatttcacattTTCCCCCGAAGCTCGGTTTCTCGGCCAAGTTTTCTTTTTCGGACAATCTCTCAGCCGCGGACAAtatcagccgacataccagccTCCTGAGGggggtttatttactaaattTCACAAACATTAATCCCCCTGTGGCCTTCCCACTCTTACTTAATCGGATTTTTCAAAAGAATGTCGGTACCAAAGATCTCTTGGTTTggttttcatttctttaattgATTTTGATAAAGCTCGTTACAAGTACATCAACATCAATTGAACAACGACTTGGTAAAGGCTTTATCAAGTTTAACGTCGTTCAAttgttgctttttcttcttatttttttttttttttttttttttttcaatcatctAATAGGATCAGTCAGGTATTGTAGAACAGGACTGTATGGAGTTaggaatttttgttttccagtgGAATTTTGGTGACCTTTGACAGTTCACAGTCCGATTTCTAAGTTCTCGTTAAACCTAACCAAACTTGGTTAACTTGCCGATTTTAGGGCAGTACCAATCCTTTTCTTTGTGGGGATTACTTTGTTATCATATACCTTAAAATGTGTAGGCGATTGCATCGTTCTTTGCAATTAAACATTAGGCAAGTATTTTGAATCATTATTTTGTTACTAGTTAGcccggaaggggggggggggggggaagggggtactcccttataagggcttaatggggacgtgcggccagccagggtatgtttttcgggatttttgtcttgaacagggtatcgaatttatcattttctgtcttaatcagggtatcgatttatcaatttttgtcttaaactgggttaaatgtcttaaacagggtatcaaaaatcggaattctgtcttaaaatgggtaggaaaatcagcgatatttgtcttaaacagggtcagggtatgagcacactgcggtcaaacgtctgagcatgcgcaatgcactcgtacccggtcgccggccgagaaaatttcccgcgccaaaatttagttgaaaccattgcagaatcggtgtcacgcgaaaaaaaaattgaacgacagtgattaatttgctaaagtgaagcgaagtactgcaaacgggaggttttcgttttaacagtttatagtttgataaattttctttattctccgagttcactaaatttttttgaccttcactaaaaaagttcttagtgttaaaaGAGCCGACATGCGAAAGCTTGTCGCCGCTAcgatttgtttactgtcgttTTCACTGAGCGTGACCAACGGAAGAAGATGTATAAAGGAAGCGAGAACGTGGGCAGGAAAAAAGTGTTGTGAACAGCAGCTCAGGAGGTTCgataaagcgttgtcgagagcTGGAGATATACCGGAGGGATTgtggatttgtctaagccacagaaatttgatacttgcCGAGGACAAACGCTGTTCCTGCCCATCTTCGTAGGGACACGGTAAAATCTTATCAAAACGTCCGATCCCTGAGAGGCTGTATGCAGTATTTGACGAAGTGGGCAAGAACAGCGTTACCGAATACAAGTCTGGGACAAACTGGTGTAACAAATGCAGCATCCTCGTAGATAAAGACCCCATGTTCACTCCCAGGAAGCAAAAAAAGTGACATCAGAAAATAAGGTAAAGCAcactaaataaaattatgttttcagcaattttaattcactgtcttctttaaacaataataatttattcttaaacagacaaacaaataatataaacaaaaatatttttctttaggaaaatgtaatgaatcagccaacaccacagaaaaacaagaatattcagCAAACTTCAAGTTCACAAAAAGGTTGAGTACAGAAGAAACTCTCCTTAATGAAATCAGGAATTTTacatccctccctttttcaacTCATCAATCCCAATGCCTAATGTTTTTGTCCCTCAAAAGTTTTTCCCACAACACATAACAGGATTTTTATCAAgttctaataaaattaatattgaagaacatttatatttttagagccTCTTCACTACAGAAAATGATGGAGACATCTAAAGGCCCTCAGCAGCCACTATGAAAACAGTGGCCAAACATTATACGATGCAGCAGATATGAGGAGATTGGCCAACTTGGTAttacaccaaaaaaataattgctcaGCTACCAGAAACAATTTTCCAAGAACACCCTTATTTGTCCCTTATTCCAGAACAAGGACCTTTTCATGTCTGCTTAAATATAAATGAAGATGTCATCAAAAGCCACCACatagtttttgcaaggctttttgaggaggtttttggcagtgacttCCCACTTAAACCAAAACCCTTTCGAACAAGCCTCATTATTACAGGAACCTTGTGTGGACGGTTGTTAATCAGACAAAGTCTTGGCAAAATTCAAGTTCTGCAAAGATATTGAATTTCTGTACCTGGTTAATTTACTTGAAGAAATTTTGCCACTAGTCTTTTTTCAATATGACAGCATCTTTTGCTCTGGTAATCTGGAACTGTACATAAATGTTATGATTTGCCTAGCCATCATTTTCATTATCTGGGAGCAACATCATTATgacagatctactttatccatgTTAAGTGACCTGTGTCACCAAAAGATCAACTTTCCTGCCTACTATAACTTTAAAGAGCAATGGCTATcaataataacagaaaagaaGGTAGAAATCTGGCATTCATTGTTAcgaaatcacatttcaacacattacAGTGGTGATGAGATACATGACACAGCAATTTCTCTGGCTGCTTCGGACACTGCTAGGAAATTTCATTCTTCCTTTGTGAGGCCATACACCAGAGGTCAATctgaaaaaaaacatgaaacttgtgGCAGGTAATGTATTTCACAACTGCAAGGGACAACCACATCTAGctttattattaacttttcaaaagaaaagtaataatttttttaaaaacaaattatcaactacaactttcttcattcttaattccaataaaatttattccaGAAAAGACATTGTAACTAAGTTGGAGCAAAACCAATCACCTATTAACCGAAGTTTAAACTTTACCTCAAGAATGACATTGACAGTTTTAGATCTTAATGCagacagtgaaaattgtttcctCATTGTTTTTACCATAACATTATTTAGCATATTTAATGCTGTTTAATATTATACCGGTAGTGTTGActtttgaaaaccaattttgcAGATATTAAGGGAGCTTCATTTCAAAATCCCCATAGCCTTACTCTCTCCTTGTAGCTCTTGACCAATGATTTTAGTAGATACATGAAACAATTACATGCAGATATTTTACAGTGTAGGAACTGCATAGTTCTTttttacccctcccccccccccaaaaaaaaaaagacatgaagATACAGGTTGCTGTCATTCtagaccatggccacaaatttatgatgaaaaaaaacttgcatgGCCAAAGACATGTATTGTCTTAACTTGTCTCTTTTAATGTCAACTTCTAAATAACTTACACAGGCAAAGTTGCTGAGGtgcttttgaaattattccaGGATGTTGCAATTGTGCTGTAACTCAAGACACTGATCAATTTGTGAGACTAGCTTGCTGCCACACTTTTCACCAAGAATGTTACTTTTGAAATAAGTCTTAACTGTCCAATCTGTACTAATAGGCCTCTGTTAAAGAAAGTAGCTGTGCTGGCTGATGCTTTTAATGAGAGCCTACTAACACCTACTAAATCATTGTCATCAACTATCAATACAGAATCACCCAACTTAACCTCTGAAGAACCTGACACAGAATTAACTCCTAACAATTCAAGACAACTTATTTTCTATGAATCGGATGAATGGGAAAAGTTTGTAGATCATGTCTTAGCTAATGCCACAACCTTCAAGTCTAAGAacacaaggacaaaaacaagaatgTCAACAGCAATATCCACAACAGCCACATTATGCCAAGATCAAGAAGTCCATCACCCAGTACAACAAGTAAATCAAAACATCAACATAACATCAGTGAACATTGCAGgcagcaaatttctttttttccataGTCTGTTTAACAGGCTACAATGAATGGCAGGAGGAGGTCAAACGCCTGCACTTTTATTGCATTATACTTGGCAAAAAGTTATTATGCCGACATAGGACACCTACCAGCCCTAACACAAATTTCGCTTGTGTGGGCGCTGTTGTGATGTCTTGCATCATTCAGGGAAATGCCACACATGACACTTAAACTGGGGGTGGAGCAATTAATTTTGCTGTAGATGAGGCAGTCCGCCAACTTGGACAAAgcttggaacaaattcaaattgaaGATTCGTTTGACATAACATTATTTTCAGCAGCATTTTACCTTCAACGTTTAACTCAGGAAGCTAATCTGTCTGCAATTCTTATTATTACCCATatgacaatttgttttgttgcacaTGGTGCAAACATAATTTGTGATGTTCGACAGCCACTTGCATGGTAATTTTGGAGCTCTTATTACCAGCACAACTGTTGAAAACATCGAGAATTTCTTGAAGGCAGTGAAAGAGATGATAAGCCCAAACTACAACATGTGCTCCTTAACATTCGTTAAGTTCGCTTAATTTTCAGTAAGCTTAAGTTTATTTAAAACATAGGCTTATTTAAtgaaatcagaagtgaaattaaTAACTATTGTCGACAGATTTAGTTTGTTCTTAATACAGAACTTAATTCTTAGCGAAAAAATGTGAgcttatttgatgtaaaaagtTAGTAGAAGCCTTCATCAGTCAAGAAAGAGAACCATGAAATGTACGAGGTCATCGAAAAGAGCAACCAAACAAGGTTGTATTTTGCAGAACGAGCCAGAACCTAAAATTGTATGATTAGTCTtcgatgaaaaatgcaagaattcATTTAAGCATGTGTTTAGTATAAACGTATTAAATAAGATAAACTTAAGGTTAGATTTTTCAGCCACCACGATTTGCATCAACTGCGCGCCGTGTTATGttaatcaacaaaattaatgccaaaAACAGTCGGGGAATATTAACACAAATGCATATTTAAGCATACTTACAATTCATGTCATaagttcctcttcttcctccctATCATCGCCGATGAACTTCattgaagtaaaaagaaaatttcgcttCTAACTCACAAGAAAAAGCAGCCGTCCCTACAGCCACATGCAGGGTTTTTCGAACGATGCGATCCTTAAATGCGATCCCCGCgcaatttctcgcgcatgctcagacgtttgaccgcggtgttgggtatgaggggccgcgtcgcacctccccaaccagggatacatcgagtaccacccccccccccccccgggctagTTAGACGTATGTCATTCATTAACAGATTTAAATTGTGTGATGAAATTTATTCTTAGACAAGATTTACTCCAATTGAGAGGATGGCTTTCAGACAGGAATACGACATCGGATCTAAAATGTGATTGATCGAAAGTCTGAGTCCATTTGAAATGCGTAATGCTGAGAGGTTGACGTCTCAAAACTCCAACATGTTTGCATGGTTTAATTTGATATCTTTTGGCACTTTCCAGCTTCGAACTCTGTTGCTTTGTTAAACTGCGAAATCAGCTCTTCCATGGCACTCCTGGGCAACTTCAATTTTTTCCCCAACTTCTTCAGTCGCATTGGACGCCTCCTACTGACGCATGTAAGGCCAGATAGGCATGGGCAAGAAAAGGGAACTGTCTAGAGTGAAGCAAAGTAAAAGAAACGGATATCTATAtcattatttgttattttcattaGATTACAAGAAATTTCATCCTCGTTCCCTAAGTTTCTCATCTTCACTTTACATGAACCAGGTTAGTATGAGTTGTGAGCTGAGCCGCCATTATTATTGTCAAATTTTACTTGTTATTTTTAAAAGTGATAACACCATGTAGTTAAGAGGGCCAACTGCAAAGCCCTTCTCGCAACTGAATAAcatggtgaaaaataaataccgTGCCCCTcacttttctttcaagtttcaacTACTGAATTCATTCTTGTTATCCAAGTTGCTATATAATACTTACCAAAGCGTAAGTTCACTTCGAGCTGATggcaatttaaagaaaacgtaagttattcaatttttttgcgATTGGCAAGTAATACCCGGTCGACGCCACATTTTAATGCTTGATTCCCTTCTCGAACAAGGGAAAAAAACTCATttagaatttcttaatttccCCATAGTTGATTTGCCCAACCTTAAATTTATAAACATTTGCCCATGATGCATCAGTTATTCGTTTGTCTTACCTCTGCAACACACAGTTGTCCTAACAGGCGATAACCCGCGCATAACCCCAAGTCTTTCAAACAACATCTCCCCATTCCACACTCCGTACTTTGACTACAGTTTTGAGAGACAGGCGTCTGATCTTGAGGGACTTCTTTCAAAGCTTTGTCAATACAAACGCCCTGGGCAGATTGGAGTTTCTTGTCTTTAACAAGATGTTGATGACGACGCATGCCGGtaagaaaatgacaaaattcGGTAATCTTGCATTCGGTATCTGAAGTACAAGAATATGGACTCTTCGGAGTGGTCTTCATTTCGGCAGTCGTAGGCATTGGCAAACAAAGACTGGTTAACCTATGACAAAATTCTCCACTTTTACATTCTGAAACCGACTTGCACCCAACACCTGCAGGAGAAGAACTTGTGGATTCAATGCGAACCGTAGGATTTGGTAgacaaatgttgaaaaaatcATGGCAATATTGTCCTTCAGAGCAATCAGAGTTTTCCTCACACATCTGGACGCTCGCAAAACTGGTTTTTGTCACTGCCGTTGTTTCCATGCGAGGTTTGTCGACACAAGTGGCAAAAAAGATATGGCAAGTTTGATTTTTGAGACAGTCTCCGTCCACCTTGCAACGGGGTGGACTTTTAGTTTTGGCCTTCTTGAGTTTCATTCTGCTTCGCTCGATTTGTCTAACAAAACAGACCTTTAAAAAGTCGTGACATAATTCATGCTCTTGACAGTCTCCATGGTGCTGACACTGAAAAGTCGCCTTGCTGTGGGGCGAGGTAGGGCAGTCGATAGAATTTCGACAATCTGTGCCTCTGTCGTGATCCTGTGTATAGATGAATTCAAAGTGCAAAAGCCACGTTTAGTATCTAGTTAATGAAACACGCTTACTGCATGTAATACCTGTCTGAACTTACTGGGCGGGTTTGTAGAATTACCTGATTTCCCACTTGAAATTCTGTACAGTGTTATGGATACATAACCTTCAATTGAGATCGTCGTCGAAACTTTTCGCCAGTTTGAACCCGGTAGtaccattttgaattttaacTCCTTCTCCCCAATCGCAGAAAGGTGAAAGTGACGTTGCACAGACATTATGTTGCGCATGAGTGACAGGACACCGAGGAGATCCTTGCAGAGGATTCCTTTCCTTCTCGCAAGAGCGGCGAAAAGCAACGAAACCTCTGCGCATGCCAAGTAGGATATGAGCTTGTACAAGTAAAGCACCGAAACTCCTCAAACACCGCAGTTCACCGGCAGCTCGTGATGACAGCACGTTACTTTTTCACAGCTCGTGATAACACTGAAGTGAACGTCAAATACAAGCCTTAAAACTcttgacaaaaaaatatataaaagtaaCAGGAAAAAGTCTTAAGATACTCCTGCAGTCGAATTACAGTGATGTTAAACCGAATACAGATAATGATTGACGCTACAATGAGTTTTCTACTGatatataataattaaaaataattacctTGCAATTAGACTGGCTTTTAAAGGGAGGCTGCCTATCACATTTAATAATTACCTGCCAAGGCCGTTCACTTGTTGTTTCAGCCCAAAGCAAAACACAATGTTTCCGTAAATGAGAGTTGGTTTCCCTGAAGATTAGTTTGAGACATAAACATGACTACCACGGGCGTTTTTTTTATGCGCGACGTTTTAATGGTGCAATAAAGAAACGCGATTCGGTGCAATTTAACGTAATACAAAAGAGCATCGACGAACGGTACGTCTCGAGACAGTGCGTGCGCGTGCTGCGTGTCGATGATCGACACTTAATTAAGTCATGAAATGCAACACGTTCAAGCTCGATTCCTTCCAACAAGTGGAAAATGTCGTTTCTCTTGGCATAGTAATGGCAATGACAAAGAATCTAAGCTGAGATATTACATGGGAAATGTCTTTTTCGGCGCTAGGAATGGGGTCATCTTGGAAAAAGTTCAATATTGTTGGAATGTAATTTGCGAATCTTTTTTCAGAATTACTTTTGCTATTTAACGATCTCAGGTAAGTGTGAGGTTACCCTAAATTACCTTTTCGGTTCTCAATAACTTTCGCCAAGATCTGCTTTACCGGCATTTTTGCCCTCCGCAAACGGAATATCTTGGAGTCATCGCCCTTCATGCAAGAACCGCATCGATATCCGTGCAAAGTGGTTGTTTTACATTACTCTTCAAACGAATTTCGCTTTCaagttttcctctttttctgGACTTGAGAATAATGGAGCTACGTACCCCTACCAATACGTACCTACATAAAATTAAATTCCGAATGCTCCTGTCCGGCCAAAGTTATGTTAAATACTCGAATATTAATCACCGTGTTTCCTCTCTCTCAAATAAGTTGAAAGTGATTTTCTTCCTAATAACGTTCTCGGCGACGCAACAATTAAGTCGAACAATCATTCGCTTAAATTAGTTCATTTGCCTCCCTCTTAACTGTCTAGACATTTTCCAAGATTAGACTCTACGGAAGGAAAATACCTAAGTATCTAAAGCTATTGATACTTTTAAATATGAgcgaatgaataaataattcaCACTTTTCGGTCAACCCACGAAGGCTAGAAGTTCTATTCAAAGacatggcatttttttttttgcaatactgTTAATGTCAACATCCCCT
The Montipora capricornis isolate CH-2021 chromosome 10, ASM3666992v2, whole genome shotgun sequence genome window above contains:
- the LOC138022357 gene encoding uncharacterized protein, whose protein sequence is MTFRICLATLFMSTISSALAIQEEYTAANAMKDHDRGTDCRNSIDCPTSPHSKATFQCQHHGDCQEHELCHDFLKVCFVRQIERSRMKLKKAKTKSPPRCKVDGDCLKNQTCHIFFATCVDKPRMETTAVTKTSFASVQMCEENSDCSEGQYCHDFFNICLPNPTVRIESTSSSPAGVGCKSVSECKSGEFCHRLTSLCLPMPTTAEMKTTPKSPYSCTSDTECKITEFCHFLTGMRRHQHLVKDKKLQSAQGVCIDKALKEVPQDQTPVSQNCSQSTECGMGRCCLKDLGLCAGYRLLGQLCVAETVPFSCPCLSGLTCVSRRRPMRLKKLGKKLKLPRSAMEELISQFNKATEFEAGKCQKISN